A window of Paenibacillus polygoni contains these coding sequences:
- a CDS encoding Rqc2 family fibronectin-binding protein, translated as MALDGIVVRSIVHELQVLIGGRMSKIHQPNSRDIVISLRAGRENTKLLISASPTYPRVQFTKQTFVNPSEAPMFCMLLRKHCEGAIIENISQVGMERIIHIDVRQRDEIGDVSTKKIIVELMGRHSNVILVDPSTGNILDGIHHVTPAISSYRVIMPGFSYMEPPKQNKENPLTATRSSFAAYESYEGSASKWLVETFSGLSPLIAEEIAFRGKQNDPEAVRDTEQLWNGFSEVMNLVSGNKFTPVIATNAKEKMVFSAIPLTHLNEHQTYDSMSACMEDYYGEKAERDVIKQKVSDLLRFLQNERNKNIKKLDHLNADLAEADDADQYRIYGELLFSSLHAVQKGDTEAVLTNFYDENQAEVRIPLDPLLTPSDNAQRYFKKYNKYKNSLQIIEEQLIKTREEIMYMDNLLQQLASASINDVEEIREELVSEGYLRDRNKKGNKKKKKKNQLPSLQVFTSSDGTEIYVGKNNLQNEYLTNRLASSNDTWLHTKDIPGSHVVIRSTSFSEQTLEEAAMIAAYYSQAKESSSVPVDYTLIRHVKKPSGAKPGFVIYDNQKTLFVTPSEDLIKRLPSHIKN; from the coding sequence ATGGCATTAGACGGAATTGTCGTTCGTTCGATCGTGCATGAGCTTCAAGTGCTCATTGGCGGACGCATGAGTAAAATACACCAACCTAACAGTCGCGATATTGTGATTAGTCTTCGAGCAGGGCGGGAAAATACCAAATTGCTGATCTCAGCTAGTCCTACTTATCCGCGTGTTCAATTCACAAAACAAACGTTTGTGAATCCATCAGAAGCACCCATGTTCTGTATGCTGCTTCGCAAACACTGCGAAGGAGCCATCATTGAGAACATTAGCCAAGTCGGCATGGAAAGAATTATTCATATCGATGTTCGGCAGCGGGACGAAATCGGCGATGTTTCCACGAAAAAAATTATTGTTGAGCTGATGGGCAGACACAGCAATGTAATTCTGGTCGATCCTTCCACAGGCAATATTTTAGATGGAATTCACCATGTGACGCCTGCGATCAGCAGTTACCGTGTCATTATGCCTGGATTCTCCTACATGGAACCTCCAAAGCAGAACAAGGAAAATCCGCTCACCGCAACTCGCTCTTCCTTTGCAGCATATGAGAGCTATGAAGGAAGTGCATCAAAATGGCTGGTAGAAACTTTCAGCGGACTCAGCCCGCTGATTGCGGAAGAGATTGCATTCCGCGGCAAGCAGAATGACCCAGAAGCAGTACGGGATACAGAACAACTGTGGAATGGTTTCTCAGAAGTGATGAACCTTGTATCTGGCAACAAGTTCACGCCCGTCATTGCAACGAATGCAAAAGAGAAAATGGTTTTTTCTGCCATTCCTCTCACTCATCTGAATGAGCATCAAACTTATGATTCAATGAGTGCATGTATGGAAGATTACTACGGGGAAAAAGCAGAACGGGACGTTATCAAACAGAAAGTCAGTGACCTCCTTCGGTTCCTGCAAAATGAACGTAATAAAAATATTAAAAAACTAGATCATCTGAATGCGGACCTTGCAGAAGCGGATGATGCCGATCAGTACCGAATTTACGGTGAACTGCTGTTTTCTTCTCTTCATGCTGTACAAAAAGGAGATACAGAAGCCGTTCTTACGAACTTCTATGATGAAAATCAAGCCGAAGTACGCATTCCGCTTGACCCGCTTCTGACTCCATCCGATAACGCTCAGCGTTATTTTAAGAAATACAATAAATACAAAAACAGCCTGCAGATCATTGAGGAGCAGCTAATCAAAACGCGCGAAGAGATCATGTACATGGACAACTTATTACAGCAGCTGGCTTCTGCATCCATAAACGATGTCGAAGAGATTCGGGAAGAACTGGTATCTGAAGGATATCTTCGAGACCGGAATAAAAAAGGAAATAAGAAAAAGAAAAAGAAGAATCAGCTTCCTTCTCTGCAAGTGTTCACGTCTTCTGACGGCACCGAAATTTATGTAGGCAAAAACAATCTGCAAAATGAATACTTGACGAATCGTCTGGCAAGTTCTAATGACACATGGCTTCATACAAAAGATATCCCGGGCTCACACGTTGTCATTCGTTCCACCTCCTTCTCTGAGCAGACCTTGGAAGAAGCGGCCATGATTGCGGCTTATTACAGCCAGGCCAAAGAATCAAGCAGTGTGCCTGTGGATTATACGCTCATCCGTCATGTGAAAAAACCGAGCGGCGCAAAACCCGGTTTTGTGATTTACGATAATCAAAAAACACTGTTTGTTACACCGAGTGAAGATCTAATTAAAAGGCTGCCCAGTCACATTAAGAATTGA
- a CDS encoding selenium metabolism-associated LysR family transcriptional regulator — protein sequence MNFHQLHIFYTVAEKGSFSAAAQALHMTQPAVTMQIQSLEDYFGTKLIHRSTKKIELSEAGEALLPYALRSMELFRETDEAVAAYTDRLQGRLLIGASLTIGEYVLPRLLGPFGKKYPDISIVMNVMNTTQIVEGIMKNQLNFGMIEAPLSHPDLIVEPGMHDELKLIVPAQHPLVLLQEVKLEDILEYPIIVREKGSGTRQVMEDAMKDKGIEPSSLNTVMELGSTGAIKSAVEAGVGITIISPYSVKHEVALGLVKVLDLKDITFSREFYEVYSKSSMLPISAVTFLNYLKKYAQDLDVIGRIGQSTS from the coding sequence ATGAATTTTCACCAATTACATATCTTTTATACAGTGGCGGAAAAAGGGAGTTTCTCGGCAGCCGCTCAAGCACTGCATATGACGCAGCCTGCGGTTACGATGCAAATTCAATCACTTGAAGATTATTTCGGAACCAAATTAATTCATCGTTCTACTAAAAAAATAGAGCTTTCTGAAGCGGGTGAGGCCCTGCTTCCTTATGCACTGAGAAGTATGGAGTTATTTCGTGAAACGGATGAAGCGGTAGCCGCCTACACAGACAGGCTGCAGGGACGCTTATTAATCGGAGCGAGCCTGACCATCGGTGAGTATGTACTGCCTAGACTGCTCGGACCTTTTGGCAAGAAATATCCTGATATCTCAATCGTGATGAATGTGATGAATACCACACAGATTGTTGAAGGAATTATGAAGAACCAATTGAACTTTGGTATGATTGAGGCACCGCTGTCTCATCCAGATCTAATTGTAGAGCCAGGCATGCATGATGAATTGAAGCTGATTGTTCCTGCACAGCATCCCCTCGTTCTTTTGCAAGAGGTAAAGCTTGAAGATATCCTGGAGTATCCCATTATCGTAAGAGAAAAAGGATCGGGAACGAGACAAGTGATGGAAGATGCAATGAAAGATAAAGGGATCGAACCATCAAGTCTAAATACCGTCATGGAACTAGGCAGTACGGGGGCTATTAAATCTGCGGTGGAAGCGGGTGTTGGGATTACGATCATTTCACCCTATTCTGTGAAGCATGAAGTGGCGCTCGGCCTTGTAAAAGTGCTTGATTTAAAAGATATTACATTCTCACGGGAATTCTATGAGGTATATTCGAAGTCTTCCATGTTGCCCATCTCAGCCGTTACTTTTTTGAATTATCTGAAAAAGTATGCTCAGGATTTAGACGTGATTGGCAGGATCGGACAAAGCACATCGTAA
- a CDS encoding YlbG family protein: MFAERTGYIIWVSDVKAARNLDKYGTVHYISKKMHYVVMYVNAERAEDTMKNVRKLSYVRKIERSYRNEIKTEYSKDVPDKTSFYGGIG, encoded by the coding sequence ATGTTTGCGGAACGAACAGGATATATCATATGGGTAAGTGATGTAAAAGCTGCGCGCAATTTAGACAAGTATGGAACCGTACATTATATTTCCAAAAAAATGCACTATGTCGTAATGTATGTGAATGCGGAACGTGCGGAAGATACAATGAAGAACGTACGTAAACTCTCTTATGTACGCAAAATAGAACGATCTTATCGTAATGAAATTAAGACAGAGTATAGTAAAGATGTTCCGGATAAGACCAGCTTTTATGGCGGTATCGGTTAA
- a CDS encoding PHP domain-containing protein: protein MNKSEKETVNVELVNGKCDLHTHSQASDGMQPSSENVRIASNKGLAAVAITDHDTVAGVEEALAAGEEYGVVVVPGVEISTRLERKEIHVLGYYVDIKDAEFLSRLETLRRTREERNILILEKLNELGLDISMEDVIREMGRPLEKDETVGRPHIADTLVAKGYVSDMREAFDLYLAEGKPGFVSVPRVTPEDAFAWIRAAGGTPVLAHPGLYGDDELVRKIIEHGHPAGIEVYHSDHGPEEEKRYLAMADQYGLIVTGGSDFHGSRQGVVFHGDLGSVTVGASVLSQLQEQSSKK, encoded by the coding sequence ATGAATAAATCGGAAAAAGAAACAGTTAATGTAGAACTTGTGAATGGAAAATGTGATCTTCATACGCATAGCCAGGCATCGGACGGAATGCAGCCGTCTTCAGAGAATGTACGCATCGCTTCTAACAAAGGTCTTGCTGCTGTTGCGATTACAGATCATGATACGGTTGCAGGCGTAGAAGAGGCACTTGCAGCGGGCGAGGAATATGGAGTTGTAGTTGTACCTGGTGTCGAGATCAGTACTAGACTTGAGAGAAAAGAAATTCATGTGCTTGGGTACTATGTGGATATAAAAGATGCTGAATTTCTCAGCAGACTGGAAACCCTGCGCAGAACCCGTGAGGAACGGAACATCCTTATTCTAGAAAAGTTAAATGAGCTTGGGCTCGACATTTCAATGGAAGACGTCATTCGAGAGATGGGTCGACCACTGGAAAAGGATGAAACTGTTGGGCGTCCGCATATTGCAGATACGCTTGTAGCAAAAGGATATGTTAGTGACATGCGGGAAGCTTTTGATCTTTATTTAGCCGAAGGTAAACCGGGTTTCGTCAGTGTTCCGCGGGTGACACCAGAAGATGCATTTGCCTGGATTAGAGCTGCAGGCGGAACGCCGGTGCTTGCCCATCCTGGACTTTATGGCGACGATGAACTTGTTCGAAAAATAATTGAACATGGTCATCCTGCGGGGATTGAAGTTTACCATTCAGATCACGGTCCCGAAGAGGAAAAGCGATATCTTGCAATGGCAGACCAGTACGGCCTGATAGTAACAGGCGGTTCTGATTTTCATGGGTCGAGGCAAGGAGTTGTATTCCACGGGGATCTCGGCAGCGTGACCGTAGGTGCTTCTGTTCTGAGTCAACTACAGGAGCAGAGTTCTAAAAAATGA
- the dapF gene encoding diaminopimelate epimerase produces the protein MEFTKMHGLGNDFVVIYGEKELPSDAAELAIKWCNRFFGIGADGLVYILPSEKADFQMRIINSDGTEAEQCGNAIRCVAKYVYDHGYIDREQITIETIGAGVQPVGLTVEDGKVSKVRVDMGAPVLDGLKIPTTIDQSPVVDQPIEAGRSGFRFTAVSMGNPHCVIYVEDAVHFDLASWGPKLEAHPFFPKKINVEFATVKDREHIDMRVWERGAGPTLACGTGACATLVSSVLNGLTERSAWVRLKGGDLFIEWNEEDNHVYMTGPAAFVFTGKIIE, from the coding sequence ATGGAATTTACGAAAATGCACGGACTAGGCAACGATTTTGTTGTGATCTATGGCGAGAAAGAGCTGCCTTCTGATGCTGCAGAACTAGCAATCAAATGGTGCAATCGTTTTTTTGGAATTGGTGCCGACGGCTTGGTATATATTTTACCTTCGGAGAAGGCTGATTTTCAGATGCGAATCATAAATTCAGACGGTACGGAAGCAGAGCAGTGCGGTAATGCGATCCGGTGTGTAGCTAAATATGTATACGATCATGGATACATTGACCGGGAGCAGATTACCATTGAGACCATTGGAGCAGGTGTACAACCTGTCGGGCTGACGGTAGAGGATGGGAAGGTAAGTAAAGTACGGGTAGATATGGGCGCACCTGTACTGGACGGTCTTAAGATACCTACTACCATAGATCAGAGTCCGGTAGTGGATCAGCCGATTGAAGCAGGAAGGAGCGGTTTCCGGTTTACCGCCGTATCCATGGGTAATCCGCACTGTGTTATTTATGTAGAGGATGCCGTGCATTTTGATCTCGCCTCTTGGGGACCGAAACTAGAAGCACATCCTTTCTTCCCGAAAAAAATAAATGTTGAATTTGCTACGGTAAAAGATCGAGAGCATATTGACATGAGAGTATGGGAACGCGGAGCCGGTCCTACACTGGCATGCGGGACAGGAGCTTGTGCAACGCTTGTCTCTTCTGTATTAAACGGGCTTACGGAAAGATCTGCTTGGGTTCGTCTGAAGGGCGGAGATTTGTTCATTGAATGGAATGAAGAGGATAATCATGTATATATGACAGGGCCAGCCGCATTTGTATTCACCGGAAAAATAATTGAATAG
- a CDS encoding calcium-translocating P-type ATPase, SERCA-type has protein sequence MEQKKWHQMGADELKSELDVEPQLGLTKDEAANRQKKSGPNELSEGKGISPITLFLNQFKDFMVLVLVGATLLSGLLGEYLDAITIIAIILLNGILGFIQEFRAERSLSALKKLSAPTSKVLRDGKVEQIPAKNLVPGDIIFLESGDRVPADIRFITTSNCDVEESALTGESVPVGKHSNAIEQEDLPLGDLKNVGFMGTMVTRGTAKGVVIRTGMDTEMGKIADLIQNTEAQETPLQHRLEQLGKILIIVSLVLTVLVVVAGILHGQPAIGMFLAGVSLAVAAIPEGLPAIVTIALALGVQRMIKRKAIVRKLPSVETLGSASVICSDKTGTLTQNKMTVTDVWQGGRQLKVTGEGYKPVGHITLQDHVIDLKNDQSLRRLLQVSSLCNNALIEEVPVTDTRNKKSNEETEWILKGDPTEGALVTLASKLGMSPQSLSGLYERAQEFPFDSERKLMSVLMKHQGGRLIFTKGAPDVLIKECAYILWDDKVIPFTSAIRQQVIQANEKMASSALRVLGMAYREVRPEEQVDDECKAESQLVFVGLAGMIDPPRKEARDAIATCRRAGIKTVMITGDHSLTAEAIAHQLGILPRGGKVMTGQQLTQFSDDDLDKEVDQIYVYARVSPEHKLRIVKSLQRKGHVVAMTGDGVNDAPAIKAADIGIAMGITGTDVTKEASALILSDDNFSTIVAAIEEGRNIYENIRKFIRYLLASNVGEILTMFFAMMAGLPLPLLPIQILWVNLVTDGLPAMALGVDQAEKDLMEHKPRSAKENIFARRLGWKIISRGVLIGLCTLAAFWITLRIDPHNPAHLVKAQSVAFATLVMAQLIHVFDCRSSRSIFHRNPLQNKYLVLAVISSVVLLLGVMYTPQLQPIFKTTALDLREWALVIVAAGIPTFLLGAGSVWGGRKNRRRLATSGYTPKSTKFSA, from the coding sequence ATGGAACAGAAGAAGTGGCATCAGATGGGTGCAGACGAGCTGAAGTCAGAATTAGATGTGGAGCCGCAGCTAGGTCTAACCAAGGATGAGGCAGCAAACAGGCAGAAGAAGTCAGGACCAAATGAGCTGTCAGAAGGAAAAGGAATTTCTCCAATCACCCTTTTTCTAAATCAGTTTAAAGATTTTATGGTGCTTGTCTTGGTAGGAGCTACGCTGTTATCTGGACTCCTGGGTGAATACCTGGATGCAATAACGATCATTGCTATCATTTTATTAAACGGAATTCTTGGATTTATTCAGGAATTCAGAGCTGAACGTTCTCTTAGCGCACTAAAAAAATTATCAGCTCCTACGTCAAAAGTGCTGAGGGATGGAAAAGTAGAACAAATCCCGGCTAAAAACCTTGTACCGGGCGATATTATTTTTCTGGAAAGCGGAGACCGTGTCCCTGCGGATATCCGGTTTATTACGACAAGTAACTGTGACGTGGAAGAATCTGCTTTAACGGGCGAATCAGTACCTGTAGGTAAACACAGTAATGCTATTGAGCAGGAAGATCTTCCGCTTGGAGACCTCAAGAATGTTGGCTTCATGGGTACCATGGTTACGAGAGGAACGGCAAAAGGGGTCGTCATTCGTACGGGAATGGATACCGAAATGGGGAAAATTGCAGACCTCATACAGAATACAGAAGCACAGGAAACACCGCTTCAGCACCGCCTGGAACAGCTTGGAAAGATCCTGATTATCGTATCCCTGGTGCTTACGGTACTCGTTGTCGTAGCTGGTATTTTACATGGACAGCCTGCCATTGGTATGTTCCTCGCGGGTGTAAGTCTTGCGGTTGCCGCAATACCTGAGGGATTGCCTGCTATTGTTACCATCGCACTTGCGCTTGGTGTACAGCGGATGATCAAACGAAAAGCAATTGTTCGTAAACTTCCCTCTGTAGAAACGCTTGGTTCAGCTTCTGTTATTTGTTCAGACAAGACAGGAACCTTAACTCAGAACAAAATGACAGTAACGGATGTGTGGCAGGGCGGAAGACAGCTCAAAGTCACAGGAGAAGGCTATAAACCGGTAGGTCATATTACACTTCAAGATCATGTAATAGATCTGAAGAATGATCAATCCTTGCGCAGACTTCTTCAAGTCAGCAGTTTATGCAACAACGCACTTATTGAAGAAGTACCGGTTACGGACACGCGTAATAAAAAGAGCAATGAGGAAACAGAATGGATACTAAAGGGGGATCCTACAGAGGGCGCGCTTGTTACCTTGGCCTCTAAGCTTGGAATGTCTCCTCAAAGCTTATCGGGACTATATGAACGAGCTCAGGAGTTTCCTTTTGATTCTGAACGCAAACTAATGTCCGTACTGATGAAACATCAGGGAGGCAGACTTATTTTTACAAAGGGTGCACCAGATGTACTCATTAAGGAATGTGCCTATATTTTATGGGATGACAAAGTCATTCCATTTACCTCAGCGATCCGGCAGCAAGTAATTCAGGCGAATGAGAAAATGGCGAGTTCTGCACTTCGAGTGCTGGGCATGGCTTATCGTGAAGTAAGACCGGAAGAACAGGTAGACGATGAGTGTAAGGCAGAAAGCCAGCTTGTATTTGTCGGACTTGCCGGCATGATTGATCCGCCGCGTAAAGAAGCAAGAGATGCCATTGCGACTTGTAGAAGAGCCGGAATTAAGACAGTCATGATTACAGGTGATCATTCTCTTACCGCAGAAGCGATTGCACATCAGCTCGGTATTCTGCCTCGCGGCGGGAAAGTGATGACAGGACAGCAGTTAACTCAGTTCAGTGATGACGACCTCGATAAAGAAGTGGATCAGATCTATGTGTATGCGAGAGTATCACCGGAACATAAGCTGCGGATTGTGAAGTCATTACAGCGAAAAGGGCATGTCGTTGCGATGACAGGTGATGGTGTAAATGATGCGCCGGCAATTAAGGCCGCAGATATTGGGATTGCGATGGGGATTACCGGAACAGATGTTACGAAAGAAGCTTCCGCGCTCATTTTAAGTGATGATAACTTCTCTACAATTGTAGCAGCGATAGAAGAAGGGCGGAACATCTACGAAAATATCCGGAAGTTCATCCGTTATCTGCTCGCGTCAAATGTTGGTGAAATCTTAACGATGTTCTTTGCGATGATGGCAGGTCTTCCGCTACCGCTTCTTCCGATACAGATTCTTTGGGTGAACCTGGTTACCGATGGGCTCCCGGCTATGGCGCTCGGTGTGGATCAGGCGGAGAAGGATTTAATGGAACATAAGCCGCGATCAGCGAAAGAAAATATTTTTGCCCGGAGATTGGGCTGGAAAATTATTAGCCGCGGCGTGCTGATTGGATTATGCACACTTGCTGCATTCTGGATTACGCTTCGCATCGATCCGCATAATCCTGCTCATCTAGTGAAAGCACAGTCGGTGGCTTTTGCAACACTGGTTATGGCGCAGCTCATTCATGTTTTTGACTGCCGGAGTTCAAGATCTATCTTTCACCGAAACCCACTGCAGAACAAATATTTGGTGCTTGCCGTTATTTCCTCTGTAGTACTGCTGTTAGGCGTCATGTATACACCTCAGCTCCAGCCGATTTTCAAGACTACGGCGCTTGATCTGAGAGAATGGGCACTTGTTATCGTAGCGGCAGGAATTCCAACGTTCTTGCTTGGTGCAGGAAGCGTATGGGGAGGCCGGAAGAATCGGCGCAGACTGGCTACAAGCGGGTACACACCGAAAAGTACAAAATTTTCAGCATAA
- a CDS encoding IS3 family transposase (programmed frameshift), whose product MSAKKGQTFNRYSEETKKEAVRLRVEEGWTYSRIMEKFGIKSESQIITWVRKCQNGEGFEDYRGRWAKKHFSSAEEENAYLKAQVEYPKKAKSKLARGGKLDFEARCQSIREISKVAPVVWLCRIAEISRAGYYKWKKNLVHREKRANRDADLKAHILSIHRIRPYFGYKRMRTALGKEGFVVNHKKVRRLMRELQIRSVIRKKRPFCGRKPSALFPNVLNREFSATAPVQKLVTDITYVRIGHEFAYLSAVMDLYNNEIVAWELSERNDLKLVMDTVQQLKDGPSLLHSDQGFQYTSKSYAKLLEEKQLTGSHSRRGNCYDNACIESFFSHLKTEKLYLEKPNNLEQARSQITEYISFYNKERFQNKLGDLSPIEFREKVAA is encoded by the exons ATGTCAGCGAAGAAAGGTCAAACTTTTAATCGATATAGTGAAGAAACGAAGAAAGAGGCTGTCCGTTTGCGAGTAGAAGAAGGGTGGACGTACAGTCGAATCATGGAGAAGTTTGGAATCAAAAGTGAGAGCCAGATTATCACATGGGTTCGTAAATGCCAAAATGGTGAGGGGTTTGAGGATTACCGGGGACGTTGGGCGAAGAAGCATTTTAGTAGTGCGGAAGAAGAAAATGCATATCTGAAAGCGCAGGTAGAATATC CTAAAAAAGCTAAATCCAAACTTGCACGGGGAGGGAAGCTGGATTTCGAAGCCCGGTGCCAGTCCATTCGAGAAATAAGCAAAGTGGCTCCCGTAGTTTGGCTATGTAGAATCGCTGAAATATCACGTGCAGGCTACTATAAATGGAAGAAGAATTTAGTTCATCGAGAGAAACGAGCAAATCGTGATGCAGATCTAAAGGCACACATCTTGAGCATTCATCGAATTCGTCCGTATTTCGGTTACAAGCGAATGCGTACTGCTTTAGGAAAAGAAGGCTTCGTTGTGAATCACAAGAAGGTCCGTCGCTTAATGAGAGAACTTCAGATTCGTTCTGTTATTCGCAAGAAACGTCCGTTTTGTGGCCGCAAACCATCGGCCTTGTTCCCTAATGTCTTAAATCGGGAATTCTCTGCGACTGCTCCTGTGCAGAAGCTTGTGACAGATATTACATATGTCCGGATTGGGCATGAATTTGCTTATCTCTCGGCTGTAATGGATTTATATAACAACGAAATAGTAGCCTGGGAACTCTCCGAGCGCAATGACCTAAAACTCGTTATGGACACTGTGCAGCAACTAAAAGATGGACCCTCTTTGCTCCATTCGGACCAAGGGTTTCAGTATACCTCGAAAAGCTATGCTAAGTTGCTTGAAGAGAAGCAGTTGACAGGGAGTCATTCCCGACGTGGAAACTGCTATGACAATGCTTGTATCGAGTCGTTCTTTTCCCACTTAAAGACGGAAAAGCTGTATTTGGAAAAGCCTAATAATCTGGAACAAGCAAGAAGCCAAATTACGGAGTATATTTCATTTTACAATAAGGAACGTTTCCAAAACAAACTCGGCGACCTCTCCCCAATCGAATTCCGGGAAAAAGTCGCCGCGTAA
- a CDS encoding bifunctional homocysteine S-methyltransferase/methylenetetrahydrofolate reductase, with protein MRVDLRKVLQKEILIGDGAIGTYLYQKGFPVGISYEELNLESPDVILDVHMQYIDAGTQLIETNTYSANYDKLSKFGLEDKVVDINRAGVRIAREALNGRGYVVGAAGSIRAGKRFDISKSKLGYYYEEQVTALIEEGVDGIMLETFYDVEELLIALRSIRKQSEIPVICQFAIDDIGRTLDGYTMPQAFSILHGEGADVIGFNCRSGPNAIMRAMETVSDIGIPMSVYPNAGIADYIDGEVRFGASAEYFGQTAVRFADLNARIIGGCCGTTPEHIKAIAEALAAYQPALLPPLNEEALFTRDEIRSSFVSLDQSEKTRTEPTIVDLVKERHTVIVELDPPRDLDIEKFLKGAKCLKAAGVDALTLADNSLAVTRMSNMALGYLVKEQTGIRPLIHIACRDRNLIGTQSHLMGFDALGIDHVLAVTGDPARFGDLPGASSVYDMTSFEIIRMIKQLNDGIAFSGKPLKQKADFVVGAAFNPNVKYIEKAVQRLEKKIAAGADYIMTQPVYDKDLIVALKEATKHLEIPIFIGIMPLASGRNAEYLHNEVPGILLSDEVREQMAGLEGEEGRATGTAIAKELIEVAMEHFNGIYIMTPFMFYDMSEELTKFVWEKSNHIMEKKGSAAIIN; from the coding sequence ATGAGGGTGGATCTACGCAAGGTGTTGCAAAAGGAAATCCTGATTGGCGATGGGGCGATAGGTACTTATTTATATCAAAAGGGTTTTCCTGTCGGAATCTCCTATGAGGAACTGAATCTAGAATCACCTGATGTCATTCTTGATGTACATATGCAGTATATCGATGCAGGCACACAACTGATTGAGACCAATACGTATTCGGCCAATTACGATAAACTTTCCAAATTCGGTCTAGAAGACAAAGTGGTGGACATTAACCGGGCGGGAGTTCGGATTGCCAGGGAAGCTTTAAATGGAAGAGGATATGTAGTTGGGGCTGCAGGTTCGATTAGAGCCGGTAAACGTTTTGATATTTCGAAAAGTAAACTTGGGTATTATTATGAGGAGCAAGTTACCGCGCTGATTGAAGAGGGCGTTGATGGGATCATGCTCGAAACCTTTTATGATGTTGAAGAACTCTTGATCGCACTCCGGAGTATAAGAAAACAGTCTGAAATTCCTGTTATCTGCCAGTTTGCCATTGACGATATTGGAAGAACACTCGATGGTTACACTATGCCTCAAGCCTTCTCCATCTTACATGGAGAAGGAGCAGATGTGATTGGATTTAACTGCCGCTCAGGTCCAAATGCCATCATGCGTGCGATGGAAACGGTGTCTGATATCGGTATTCCTATGTCCGTATATCCTAACGCAGGGATTGCTGACTATATTGATGGTGAAGTTCGATTTGGCGCATCTGCTGAGTATTTTGGACAGACCGCTGTTCGTTTTGCAGATCTGAACGCCCGCATTATTGGCGGCTGCTGCGGTACCACACCTGAGCACATTAAGGCAATAGCTGAAGCACTTGCAGCATATCAGCCAGCTCTCCTTCCGCCGCTCAATGAAGAGGCATTATTCACACGTGATGAAATCAGAAGTTCGTTTGTATCCTTGGATCAATCTGAAAAAACACGTACAGAACCTACCATCGTGGATCTGGTCAAAGAACGCCATACCGTTATTGTAGAACTCGACCCGCCTAGGGATCTCGATATTGAAAAGTTCCTAAAAGGTGCGAAATGTCTAAAAGCAGCAGGGGTTGATGCGCTGACACTGGCCGATAACTCCCTGGCGGTTACCCGTATGAGCAATATGGCACTAGGTTACCTCGTGAAGGAACAGACAGGGATAAGGCCTTTGATCCATATTGCCTGCAGAGATCGAAATTTAATTGGGACTCAGTCCCATCTGATGGGGTTTGATGCCTTAGGCATTGATCACGTTCTTGCAGTAACCGGTGATCCAGCTAGGTTTGGTGATCTACCCGGGGCAAGCTCGGTATATGATATGACTTCTTTTGAAATTATTCGAATGATCAAACAGCTGAATGACGGAATTGCCTTTTCAGGTAAGCCGCTGAAACAAAAAGCGGATTTTGTAGTAGGTGCTGCTTTTAATCCAAATGTAAAATATATAGAGAAGGCAGTTCAGCGCTTAGAGAAAAAAATAGCGGCAGGTGCGGATTACATCATGACCCAGCCTGTGTACGATAAAGATTTGATTGTTGCGCTTAAGGAAGCGACCAAGCATCTTGAGATTCCAATCTTTATTGGAATCATGCCGCTTGCGAGCGGCCGTAATGCCGAATATCTGCATAACGAGGTTCCTGGTATTCTTTTATCAGACGAGGTAAGAGAGCAGATGGCAGGGCTTGAAGGGGAAGAAGGCAGAGCGACGGGTACTGCAATTGCCAAAGAATTGATCGAAGTTGCTATGGAGCATTTCAATGGAATCTATATTATGACGCCGTTTATGTTCTATGATATGAGCGAAGAACTGACGAAGTTTGTATGGGAAAAGTCAAATCACATTATGGAGAAAAAGGGATCAGCAGCAATTATAAATTAA